A genome region from Streptomyces sp. NBC_01296 includes the following:
- a CDS encoding tetratricopeptide repeat protein — MCPPRSTRVVALRELRSQPEGRERSGSVTDFVGRRRELKELREDIARTGLDTLSGRKAKSPRARVLLVAGRPGSGRTALAEAFVREVAEDYPDGVIKVRLTAPGGESVATERAIRTLLEGLGEATPPGAAEDELSSALRTALAGRRMILLVDDAADPYQVDALLPDTPECLVVITAEGPLTGIPDVRPCTLGGLDTPSGVQLLAQRIGDTRIAVDPRAAEDLAEECGGQPAALALVGGWLAAHPKAAVSDVAKQLHDMPPGTSGPLGRGFRLVYESLPQPAQRTLRLLPLAPAGIVDSHTASALAGCSVAAAQSTLEDFVGLGLVRHAAGGLFLLPGCLAPLLRALLETKERAAEVQLARARMLERTVRLLHSCRVMAETDEGDVREKLDGLPRALRFPDRRAAATWLDTRLPALTAAAALAVADGGLDTLARRLVSALVRALAEHRGTAAAAPELYGLHRLVLDVAERRNLHREQAAALLNLADLDAETGRTQEALERYRAALDAGRAANDPYATGRAMESVGGAYQELADWHRAADWFGRALSQALARGERADEARLYGRLGNVHMYAGRYGDALRSWRTAAAGYRKLADVPGQAKALSEMARIQEYAGRPEESLHTCREAVELARKAGDLRLQAALQVRLADTLDRLGDPAAARLHRSAADRLLGDDPAACEIRSGSD; from the coding sequence ATGTGTCCGCCGCGCTCCACACGGGTCGTCGCTCTGCGTGAACTACGCTCGCAACCCGAAGGCAGGGAGAGGAGCGGATCCGTGACGGATTTCGTCGGGCGGCGGCGTGAGCTCAAGGAGCTGCGCGAGGACATCGCACGGACCGGGCTCGACACCCTCTCGGGCCGCAAGGCCAAGTCTCCCAGGGCGCGCGTGCTGCTCGTCGCCGGCCGGCCGGGGTCGGGCCGCACCGCCCTCGCCGAGGCGTTCGTCCGCGAAGTCGCCGAGGACTACCCCGACGGGGTCATCAAGGTACGCCTCACCGCCCCCGGCGGGGAGAGCGTCGCCACCGAGCGGGCCATCCGGACCCTGCTGGAGGGGCTGGGGGAGGCCACGCCCCCCGGCGCCGCCGAGGACGAGCTCAGCTCCGCCCTGCGCACCGCCCTCGCCGGCCGGCGGATGATCCTGCTCGTCGACGACGCCGCCGACCCGTACCAGGTCGACGCCCTGCTGCCGGACACCCCCGAATGCCTCGTCGTCATCACCGCCGAAGGACCCCTCACCGGCATTCCGGATGTCCGCCCCTGCACCCTCGGCGGGCTCGACACCCCCTCCGGGGTCCAGCTGCTCGCGCAGCGCATCGGGGACACCCGGATCGCCGTCGACCCCCGCGCCGCCGAGGACCTCGCCGAGGAGTGCGGGGGCCAGCCCGCCGCGCTGGCCCTGGTCGGCGGCTGGCTCGCCGCGCACCCCAAGGCCGCCGTCTCCGACGTGGCCAAGCAGCTCCACGACATGCCCCCCGGCACCAGCGGCCCGCTCGGCCGCGGCTTCCGGCTCGTCTACGAGTCCCTGCCGCAGCCCGCCCAGCGCACCCTCCGGTTGCTGCCGCTCGCCCCCGCCGGGATCGTCGACTCGCACACCGCCTCCGCCCTCGCCGGCTGCTCCGTGGCCGCCGCCCAGTCCACCCTGGAGGACTTCGTCGGGCTGGGCCTCGTCCGCCATGCCGCGGGCGGGCTCTTCCTGCTGCCCGGCTGCCTCGCCCCGCTGCTCCGGGCCCTGCTGGAGACCAAGGAACGCGCCGCCGAGGTCCAGCTGGCCCGGGCCCGGATGCTGGAGCGCACCGTACGCCTGCTGCACTCCTGCCGGGTCATGGCCGAGACCGACGAGGGTGACGTGCGGGAGAAGCTGGACGGGCTGCCGCGCGCCCTGCGGTTCCCCGACCGGCGGGCCGCCGCCACCTGGCTCGACACCCGGCTGCCCGCGCTGACCGCCGCCGCCGCCCTGGCCGTGGCCGACGGCGGGCTCGACACCCTGGCCCGCCGGCTGGTCTCAGCCCTCGTACGGGCCCTCGCGGAGCACCGCGGCACCGCCGCGGCCGCCCCCGAGCTGTACGGGCTGCACCGCCTGGTCCTGGACGTGGCCGAGCGCCGCAACCTGCACCGGGAGCAGGCCGCGGCCCTGCTGAACCTGGCCGACCTGGACGCCGAGACGGGCCGCACCCAGGAGGCGCTGGAGCGCTACCGGGCCGCGCTGGACGCGGGACGGGCGGCGAACGACCCGTACGCGACCGGCCGCGCGATGGAATCCGTAGGCGGCGCCTACCAGGAGCTCGCGGACTGGCACCGGGCCGCCGACTGGTTCGGCCGGGCCCTGTCCCAGGCCCTCGCGCGCGGGGAGCGGGCGGACGAGGCCCGGCTGTACGGACGGCTCGGCAACGTGCACATGTACGCGGGCCGCTACGGGGACGCGCTGCGCAGCTGGCGGACCGCCGCCGCGGGGTACCGAAAACTGGCCGATGTTCCGGGCCAGGCAAAGGCGTTGAGCGAGATGGCGCGAATCCAGGAGTACGCCGGACGGCCCGAGGAATCGCTGCACACCTGCCGCGAGGCGGTGGAGCTCGCGCGCAAGGCCGGAGACCTGCGGCTTCAGGCCGCGCTCCAGGTGCGCCTCGCCGACACCCTCGACCGGCTGGGCGACCCGGCCGCTGCAAGGCTGCACCGCTCGGCAGCCGACAGATTGCTGGGAGACGACCCCGCAGCCTGCGAAATCCGTAGTGGTTCCGACTGA
- a CDS encoding segregation/condensation protein A — MPPPADPGRPARRSLGRGPGAPAVSEPRDAQVPPEGPVAPGPGEDPGRPPATADGPAGAPQEPVEGGAGASAGADGRFTLRLANFEGPFDLLLQLISRHKLDVTEVALSKVTDEFMAHIRAMGPDWDLDQTTEFLVVAATLLDLKAARLLPAAEVEDEADLALLEARDLLFARLLQYRAYKRIAEIFEQRAEAEGRRHPRTVGLEDHHAELLPEVVISIGAEGFARLAVKAMQPKAKPQVYVDHIHAPLVSVREQAAVVVALLKARGEATFQELTEDADDTLTVVARFLALLELYREKAVVLDQEEALRTLTVRWSGGDGDGMPTVTDEFDQVVEAKE; from the coding sequence ATGCCCCCTCCCGCCGATCCCGGCCGCCCCGCCCGCCGCAGTCTGGGTCGTGGGCCGGGTGCCCCGGCCGTGTCCGAGCCGCGAGACGCTCAGGTGCCCCCTGAGGGGCCCGTGGCCCCCGGGCCGGGTGAGGACCCCGGCCGGCCCCCCGCGACGGCTGACGGGCCCGCAGGGGCCCCGCAGGAGCCCGTGGAGGGCGGAGCGGGAGCGTCGGCAGGTGCCGACGGGCGGTTCACTTTGCGGCTCGCCAACTTCGAGGGGCCCTTCGATCTGCTGCTCCAGCTGATCTCCCGGCACAAGCTCGACGTCACCGAGGTCGCCCTCTCCAAGGTCACCGACGAGTTCATGGCGCACATCCGAGCCATGGGCCCCGACTGGGACCTCGACCAGACCACCGAGTTCCTCGTGGTCGCCGCCACCCTGCTCGATCTGAAGGCCGCCCGCCTGCTGCCCGCCGCCGAGGTGGAGGACGAGGCCGACCTCGCCCTGCTCGAGGCCCGCGACCTGCTCTTCGCCCGCCTGCTCCAGTACCGCGCGTACAAACGGATCGCCGAGATCTTCGAGCAGCGGGCCGAGGCCGAGGGCCGCCGCCACCCCCGTACCGTCGGCCTCGAGGACCACCACGCGGAGCTCCTCCCCGAGGTCGTCATCAGCATCGGCGCCGAGGGGTTCGCCCGGCTCGCGGTCAAGGCCATGCAGCCCAAGGCCAAGCCCCAGGTCTACGTCGACCACATCCACGCACCGCTCGTCAGCGTGCGCGAGCAGGCCGCCGTGGTGGTCGCGCTGCTCAAGGCGCGCGGCGAGGCCACCTTCCAGGAGCTCACCGAGGACGCCGACGACACCCTCACCGTCGTCGCGCGGTTCCTGGCCCTCCTGGAGCTCTACCGCGAGAAGGCGGTCGTCCTCGACCAGGAGGAGGCCCTGCGGACGCTCACCGTCCGCTGGAGCGGCGGGGACGGTGACGGAATGCCGACCGTCACCGACGAGTTCGACCAGGTCGTGGAGGCCAAAGAATGA
- a CDS encoding ParA family protein, producing MTTPRKSMDGLDVNSRAGDLSGEKPAGFADYENVPEGHFYDPDAEYEPDPEYAATLAPDAARQRRERIGPTGRPLPYFPIPGPLTDHGPAKIIAMCNQKGGVGKTTSTINLGAALAEYGRRVLLVDFDPQGALSVGLGVNPMELDLTVYNLLMERGMSADEVLLKTAVPNMDLLPSNIDLSAAEVQLVSEVARESTLQRALRPLMADYDYIVIDCQPSLGLLTVNALTAAHKVIVPLECEFFALRGVALLTETIEKVQERLNPDLELDGILATMYDSRTVHSREVLARVVEAFDDHVYHTVIGRTVRFPETTVAGEPITTYASNSVGAAAYRQLAREVLARCPAE from the coding sequence ATGACGACGCCCCGAAAGAGCATGGACGGCCTAGACGTGAACTCCAGGGCCGGCGACCTGAGCGGCGAAAAGCCCGCGGGTTTCGCCGACTACGAAAATGTGCCCGAGGGGCACTTCTACGACCCGGACGCGGAGTACGAGCCCGACCCCGAGTACGCGGCCACCCTCGCTCCCGACGCTGCCCGTCAGCGCCGTGAGCGGATCGGCCCGACCGGACGGCCGCTGCCGTACTTCCCGATCCCGGGTCCGCTGACCGATCACGGTCCGGCGAAGATCATCGCGATGTGCAACCAGAAGGGCGGCGTGGGCAAGACCACGTCGACCATCAACCTGGGCGCCGCACTCGCCGAGTACGGGCGCCGCGTGCTGCTCGTCGACTTCGACCCGCAGGGCGCGCTGTCCGTGGGCCTCGGCGTGAACCCGATGGAACTCGACCTGACGGTCTACAACCTGCTCATGGAGCGGGGCATGTCGGCCGACGAGGTGCTGCTCAAGACCGCGGTTCCGAACATGGACCTGCTGCCGAGCAACATCGACCTGTCCGCTGCGGAAGTGCAGTTGGTCAGCGAGGTCGCGAGAGAGTCGACGCTGCAGCGGGCGCTGAGGCCCCTGATGGCCGACTACGACTACATCGTGATCGACTGTCAGCCCTCGCTCGGTCTGCTGACCGTGAACGCCCTGACGGCGGCTCACAAGGTCATCGTGCCGCTGGAGTGCGAGTTCTTCGCGCTGCGCGGTGTGGCGCTGCTGACCGAGACCATCGAGAAGGTGCAGGAGCGGCTCAACCCCGACCTGGAGCTCGACGGCATCCTCGCCACGATGTACGACTCCCGTACGGTGCACAGCCGTGAGGTGCTGGCGCGCGTCGTCGAGGCGTTCGACGACCACGTCTACCACACGGTCATCGGCCGGACGGTGCGCTTCCCGGAGACCACGGTCGCCGGCGAGCCGATCACCACGTACGCCTCCAACTCCGTCGGGGCCGCCGCCTATCGCCAGCTGGCCAGGGAGGTGCTCGCCCGGTGTCCCGCCGAGTGA
- the scpB gene encoding SMC-Scp complex subunit ScpB yields the protein MTGTTPPQIPPLQALALKPALEAVLMVVDEPATEAHLAKVLDRTPREVADALRELADEYTVQGRGFELRLVAGGWRFYTRAEYSDAVERFVLDGQQARLTQAALETLAVVAYRQPVSRSRVSAVRGVNCDGVMRTLLQRGLVAEAGTEPETGAILYRTTNYFLERMGLRGLDELPELAPFLPEADAIEAETQEGVPSFDPDAPDTDEDDKTTEL from the coding sequence ATGACCGGAACCACTCCGCCGCAGATCCCGCCGCTGCAGGCGCTCGCGCTGAAGCCGGCCCTGGAGGCCGTCCTCATGGTCGTGGACGAGCCCGCGACCGAGGCCCACCTCGCCAAGGTGCTGGACCGCACCCCGCGCGAGGTCGCGGACGCCCTGCGCGAGCTGGCGGACGAGTACACCGTCCAGGGGCGGGGCTTCGAGCTGCGGCTCGTGGCCGGCGGCTGGCGTTTCTACACCCGCGCGGAGTACTCCGACGCCGTCGAGCGCTTCGTGCTGGACGGCCAGCAGGCCCGGCTGACGCAGGCCGCACTGGAGACCCTGGCGGTCGTCGCGTACCGCCAGCCGGTGAGCCGCTCGCGGGTTTCGGCGGTCCGCGGAGTGAACTGCGACGGGGTCATGCGGACCCTGCTCCAGCGCGGTCTGGTGGCCGAGGCGGGCACGGAACCCGAAACAGGTGCGATCCTGTACAGGACGACGAACTACTTTCTGGAGCGGATGGGCCTGCGAGGCCTGGACGAGCTCCCGGAGCTCGCGCCCTTCCTCCCCGAGGCGGACGCGATCGAAGCTGAGACGCAAGAGGGTGTTCCGTCGTTCGATCCGGATGCACCGGATACCGATGAAGACGACAAGACGACGGAACTTTGA
- the ald gene encoding alanine dehydrogenase, with product MKVGIPREVKNNEFRVAITPAGVHELVRNGHQVFIEQNAGVGSSITDAEYVAAGAEILGTADEVWATADLLLKVKEPIAEEYHRLRKDQTLFTYLHLAASRECTDALLESGTTAIAYETVELANRALPLLAPMSEVAGRLAPQVGAYHLMRSAGGRGVLPGGVPGTHAGECVVIGGGVSGWNAAQIAIGMGFHVTLLDRDINKLREADKIFGTKIKTIVSNAYELEKAVVEADLVIGAVLIPGAKAPKLVTNELVAKMKPGSVLVDIAIDQGGCFEDSRPTTHAEPTFQVHNSVFYCVANMPGAVPNTSTYALTNATLPYIVQLANLGWVEALRRDPALGLGLNTHDGQVVYGPVAEAHGLETLELSTLLG from the coding sequence ATGAAGGTCGGCATCCCCCGCGAGGTCAAGAACAACGAGTTCCGGGTCGCCATCACGCCTGCCGGCGTGCATGAGCTGGTCCGTAACGGCCACCAGGTCTTCATCGAGCAGAACGCCGGTGTCGGCTCCTCGATCACGGACGCGGAGTACGTCGCCGCCGGCGCCGAGATCCTCGGCACCGCCGACGAGGTCTGGGCCACCGCCGACCTGCTGCTGAAGGTCAAGGAGCCCATCGCCGAGGAGTACCACCGCCTCCGCAAGGACCAGACCCTCTTCACCTACCTGCACCTGGCGGCCTCCCGCGAGTGCACGGACGCCCTCCTGGAGTCCGGCACCACCGCCATCGCGTACGAGACGGTCGAGCTCGCCAACCGCGCGCTCCCGCTGCTCGCCCCGATGTCCGAGGTCGCGGGCCGCCTGGCCCCGCAGGTCGGCGCCTACCACCTGATGCGCTCGGCCGGCGGCCGCGGCGTGCTCCCCGGCGGTGTCCCCGGCACCCACGCCGGCGAGTGCGTGGTCATCGGCGGCGGCGTCTCCGGCTGGAACGCCGCGCAGATCGCCATCGGCATGGGCTTCCACGTGACCCTGCTCGACAGGGACATCAACAAGCTCCGCGAGGCCGACAAGATCTTCGGCACGAAGATCAAGACGATCGTCTCCAACGCCTACGAGCTGGAGAAGGCCGTCGTCGAGGCCGACCTCGTCATCGGCGCGGTGCTGATCCCGGGTGCGAAGGCCCCGAAGCTGGTCACCAACGAGCTCGTCGCCAAGATGAAGCCCGGAAGTGTCCTTGTCGACATTGCGATCGACCAGGGCGGCTGCTTCGAGGACTCCCGTCCGACCACCCACGCCGAGCCGACCTTCCAGGTCCACAACTCGGTCTTCTACTGCGTCGCCAACATGCCGGGCGCGGTGCCGAACACCTCCACCTACGCGCTGACCAACGCCACGCTGCCCTACATCGTGCAGCTCGCGAACCTCGGCTGGGTCGAGGCGCTGCGTCGCGACCCCGCGCTCGGCCTGGGCCTCAACACCCATGACGGCCAGGTCGTTTACGGTCCGGTCGCCGAGGCCCACGGCCTCGAGACCCTCGAGCTGAGCACGCTGCTCGGCTGA